In Pseudomonadota bacterium, the genomic stretch CATGGCGCGCAATTTGATCACCCGCGCCCGTTCGCCACGATAGACGACGCGCGACGAAACATAGACCGCCGGCCAACCACTGCCGATCAACACGGCCAACATGCCGGTCAGCGCGAGCGGCAGCCACAAGACCGCCGTCGACAGGCAAAAAGCGAGATCGAACCAACGCTTGCCGCCCGGCAAGCCGCGCGAGCGGAGGCTGTCGTGTTGTGGGCTTCCCTGTGGATTCATGCCGGTTTCACAAAGCTATCCGCGCTGGTGCCGCCAAACACATACCGACGCCCGAAGAAATGAGCGTCACGACATGGCGGCAATATCTCCGACTCTGACGACCATCCGAAACCTGGTCTCCAGGACCGTCGAACGTCAACGGTCGAGATCAGTGCGTGCGCAAACCGCGTTCGCGAGGCAGTGTACCGATGCGCTCCGACAGGGCGCCGTACGGATTTGACACTTTGCAAAGTTTAGCAATTACGCAACGCCCATCCCTGCCCTGGCAAGCAGAGCACCGACCGCGACGGCGATCAAGCGCGCGGCCTGAGGCATCACTCACAAACAAGAGCGTGAACCTGGCCGGCAAGGGTGGCGGCAGGCTGGCGATGCAGCGCGTGCAAGTGCACAGGACCTGTGCCACGAAGTGCGGACAGACGCCGCGCGGTTGTGGACCATCACGGCGCCCGCAAGCGCTGCGATGGTCGCGGCAGGAAGCGCGGAGGCTCGGCCAGCCTCCGGAACAATCAGCGCACCGCCATGCCGGCGTAGTCACCCTGGGCGCGCCACTCGGCGAGCATCTGGTAGAACTTCAGACCGCCCTCGGGGTAGTGACCCTGCAGGAAGCCGTCGTTGTCCTTCTTCGATTCGCCTTCGGCGTTGTAGTAACCCGGCGTACAGGCCTTCAGGTACTCGGTCATGGCGTTGGGCGCCATCACCAGCGTGAGCCATGCGTTCTCCGCGTCGAGCGTCGGCTCGATGGCGGTCTTGCCGTTCTTCTTCAGTGAGACGAACAGCTTGGCGAGGTGTTTCGCCTGGTTGTCGAGCATGTAGGTGAAGTTCGGCGTGTAGCCGGTCTGCGTGAAGCCCATGTGGTAGCAGTTCGGGAAGCCGTGCGCCATGAAGCCCTGGTAGGTGCGCATGCCGTCCTTCCAGTAGTCGCCGAGCTTCACGCCATTACGGCCGAAGATCTCGAGTTCCGCCTGGTGGGTGTAGGTGGCGCGGCTGACTTCGAAGCCGGTCGCGAAGATGATGCAGTCGAGCTCGTACTCGACGCCATTCACCACCACGCCCTTCTCGGTGATGCGCTCGACACCGCCGTGGCCCGAAGCGTCGACCAAGGTCACGTTCGGCTTGTTGAAGGTCGGCAGGTATTCGTCGTTGAAGCACGGCCGCTTGCACCACGGGCGGTAGTAGTGCTTCAGCACTTCCGCGGTGTTCTTGTCCTTGATGATGGCATCGACGCGCGCGCGGATGCGTTCGTCGTGCTGGTAGTCGACCACTTCGCCGAGCAACTTCAGGTCTTCGTCGGAGATGTCACGGTTGCCGGTGCTGTCCTGCAGTTCGCCGAGCGACTTGAAGATCTCGGTCCAGCCGTCGTTGACGAGATCCTCGTCCACCGGCACGCCGACCAGGAGCTTGGTGAAGTTGTCGTTGCGATCGGCCTGCCAGCCCTTTTGCAGCGACTTCCACCAGCCCGGATCGGTGGCCTTCTGGCGGCGCTCGTCGATCGACGACGGCGTGCGCTGGAACACGTACAGGTGACCGGCGGTGTTGCCGAGGTGCGGAATGCACTGGATGCCGGTGGCGCCGGTGCCGATGATGCCGACGCGCTTGTCAGCGAGCTTGTCGAGACCGCCCAGCGGCGTGCCGCCGGTGTAGTTGTAATCCCAGCGGCTGGTGTGGAAGGTGTGGCCCTTGAAGGTCTTCAGGCCCGGAATGCCGGGCAGCTTGGGCCGGTTCAGCGAACCGGACGACACCACCACCTGGCGCGCGCGGAAGGTGTCGCCGCGGTTGGTG encodes the following:
- a CDS encoding NAD(P)/FAD-dependent oxidoreductase — encoded protein: MNKPVSLVKDGKLSIPSPDVLGFDPAELRKKYYAERDRRIRKDGAHQYVDIDGDFEHYKEDPHITETIVREPVTETVEVVILGGGFGGMCMAARMIDEGINDFRIIERAGDYGGTWYWNRYPGAQCDVESYIYLPLLEETGYMPSQKYAFQPEILEHAQRIGKHYDLYSRTYFQTQIREQRWDDEAGQWVLTTNRGDTFRARQVVVSSGSLNRPKLPGIPGLKTFKGHTFHTSRWDYNYTGGTPLGGLDKLADKRVGIIGTGATGIQCIPHLGNTAGHLYVFQRTPSSIDERRQKATDPGWWKSLQKGWQADRNDNFTKLLVGVPVDEDLVNDGWTEIFKSLGELQDSTGNRDISDEDLKLLGEVVDYQHDERIRARVDAIIKDKNTAEVLKHYYRPWCKRPCFNDEYLPTFNKPNVTLVDASGHGGVERITEKGVVVNGVEYELDCIIFATGFEVSRATYTHQAELEIFGRNGVKLGDYWKDGMRTYQGFMAHGFPNCYHMGFTQTGYTPNFTYMLDNQAKHLAKLFVSLKKNGKTAIEPTLDAENAWLTLVMAPNAMTEYLKACTPGYYNAEGESKKDNDGFLQGHYPEGGLKFYQMLAEWRAQGDYAGMAVR